The following DNA comes from Corynebacterium urogenitale.
CACACGAGGACTGCACATCTCCCATCGCCTCCGTAGCTAGATCCGTCGCTGTGCAGCCATCGGCCACACGTCCCTCATGTTCTTCTTGATCCCACCCAGCCTGATTAACTGCCTCCTTCGGAGCATCATCGCCCAGGCCGGCGAGAAAGTCGCCAAGCATGAGCAGCCCAGAAATGGCCGACCCCATCGCCCCAGCCGTGCCCACGAGTCCACCGAACGTGCCTCCAGCAGCGGCTCCACCACCCATGGTCCCCGCAACTACAGGAGCAGCCAAGGGAGCCAAACGAGTGCTCGCGGACGAACCCAAGTGATCGCGGATACTCCCAAGATCCATGCCTGCGGTGAATTCGGCCAAGCTACGCACATCACCGGTAGGAGCACCGATCCGTTCCAAATTACTCAGCGCAGCATTCAAACGCGTTTGTTCCATCATCGCTGCTTAGCACCCCGATCCAAAGAGTCAGCACTGCGCGCGTCGGTACGTTCCACGCGGCGAATCAACGACGCTCCGTCTATTCCCGCAGTCTTCAACCTCCGCGCATGGGCGAGACGGATCTCATGGCCGCGCTGAACGAGCTCCATCAGCATCTTCCCCTTGGCATTCAACCCGGTGCCGAAGATCCCCTCGGGCACTTGTGGGCGAGCCCTCACCAGCGCGTCTTCCCACTGCTGCTGCATTCCTTGAAGATTTTTCGCACCGCGCAATGCGGACGCTGGGTCGGTTGTTATATTCATTCTTCCCCGCCACTCCCCTCACCGTGAGCGTCATCCCTTGTACATTCGTGCCCACATAGGACTCCGCTTCGGCTCAAAAGGTTCACCGGCCGCCGCAACGTTCCCTCAACGTGGAGGAACAGGCATGCGACGGCCGGTGCAAAGTGGCGTCGAAGGAAATTGAAGAGCGGCTACACCTGAGCCACGACGGCGGCCAACTGCCCCGCGATCTTCCGGGCGGTAGCGGAGTCCTCGGCCTCCACCATCACGCGGAACAACTCTTCCGTACCGGAAGGGCGCAGCAGCACCCGGCCGGTCTCACCCAGTTCGGACTTCGCGTCCTTCACCGCCGCGACGACCTGCGGGTCATCGGCGATGCGTGATTTGTCCTCCACCGGAACGTTGATCAGGGTCTGTGGCAGTACTGTCATCACGCTCGCCAGCTCGCGCAGAGACTTGCCGGTCTCCGCCATGCGTGCCATGAGCGATAGCCCTGTCAGCGTGCCATCGCCCGTCGTTCCGTGTTCCGGAATCACGATGTGACCAGACTGCTCACCACCCAGGGAAAAATCACCGGCACGCAGATCTGCCAGCACGTAACGGTCGCCAACGGCAGTCTCGCGCACGGAAATTCCATTGTCCTTCATCGCCAACTTCAGGCCGAGGTTGGACATCACCGTGGCAACGAGCGTGTTCTTCTTCAGCTCGCCGCCTTCCTTCATCGCAACGGCAAGAATCGCCATGATCTGGTCGCCGTCAACGACATTGCCCTCGGAATCCACAGCCAGGCAGCGGTCAGCATCACCGTCATGGGCCAGACCAATGTCCGCCTGGTGCTCCACCACTGCTTTCTGCACGACCTCGATGTGTGTCGAGCCCACGCCGTCATTGATATTGAAGGCATTGGGGTGGTTGTGAATGGCGATGACCTCCGCACCTGCGTTTCGGTAAGCCTCCGGGGCTGCGCGGAAGGCGGCGCCATTAGCGCAGTCCACGACGACGCGAATGCCGTCGAGAGGGGTCGGCACCGCTCGCGAAAGGTGGGACAAGTAGCGGTCGATCGCGTCCTCGGACTCGTCGATGATCCGCCCAATCGCCGCGCCCGATGGTCCCTGCTCTGGCAGGACCAGCATGGTTGCTTCGATCTCATCCTCCAACGCGTCATCGAGCTTGTGGCCGCCCGCGGCGAAGAACTTGATGCCGTTATCGGGCATCGGGTTGTGCGAGGCACTGATCATCACGCCCATGTCCGCGCCAAAGGCGTCGGTCAGGTAGGCCACGGCTGGTGTCGGCAAAATTCCTACGTCCAGCACGTCCACCCCCTGCGAGGACATGCCTGCGGACAGCGCTGCGGTGAGCATCTCGCCCGAGACGCGCGGATCACGACCCACTACAGCCGTTGGGCGGCGGTTGGCGCTGCCCTCGTGGTCAACGAGTACGCGCGCGGCGGCGGCACCCAGCTTCATTGCGAGTGGCGCGGTGAGCTTCTTGTTCGCGAGACCGCGCACACCATCAGTTCCGAACAGTCTTCCCATGGCTGTCTAGCTTACGCAATCGCTCCCGTTACTCACGATGAGGCACGGCGCGCCGAACCGCTTTGTCGATTTCCACCACGGCGAAAATCACGACGCCAACAGTCAGCGGGACCAGCCATGTCTCCAGGCCGACAGCCGTGGTTTCGAACATGGCCTGCGTGAATGGGGTGTAGACGAAGATCAGCTGCAACCCGAGCATGATCGCCACGCACAGCCAGCTGATGGGGTTGGTGGTAAACAGCGCTGCCCGTAGGGCGCTGACACGGAAGAATCGACTGGTGAACAGGAAGAAGATCTGGCCAACGACCAGGGTGTTCACCGCGATGGTGCGAGCGGCTTCGAGGTCCACACCCTGGGAGCGTTCGTAGAGGAATGCGCCGATGGCCGTACCACCGAGAAGTAAAGAGACGTAGATGATGCGAATCGCTGCCTCGCAGTTGAGCAGTGGGGTCTTGGGATCACGGGGCGGGCGGTTCATGATCCCCGGCTCCGAAGGTTCGAAGGAAAGGGAAAGCGACAGTGTCACGGCCGTAATGAGATTGACCCACAGCACCTGCAATGGGGTGATGGGTAATGTCATGCCTGCCAACATCGCGATGAGGATCACCAACCCCTGCGCGCCGTTAGTTGGCAGCATGAACACGATGGCTTTGCGCAGATTGTCGTAGATCGTGCGACCCTCATGCATCGCGGCGGCGATCGTGGCGAAGTTATCATCCGCCAGCACCACGTCCGCGGCTTCCTTCGTAGCCTCCGTACCCTTGATCCCCATGGCCACACCCACATCCGCCTGCTTCAGCGATGGCGCATCGTTGACGCCGTCGCCAGTCATGGCCACGACCTCACCATTGGCCTGCAATGCCTGCACGAGGCGCAGCTTATGCTCGGGGCTCGTGCGCGCGAAAACATCCGTGTGCGCGACGCGCTGACGCAACTCCTCATCGCTGCAAGCCTCAATCTCCGCACCGCTCATCGCGCTGTCACCGGAGATACCCACCTCGCGGGCAATGGCCGCTGCAGTGGAAACGTGGTCACCGGTGATCATCCGCACCCGCACACCAGCGCCTTGGACGAGTTTCACCGCTTCGATCACCTCATCGCGCGGCGGGTCGATGATTCCGTAGAGGCCGAGGAAAGTAAATTCGCCGGCGTCCACGTCCTCGCGGCGCACCTTATTCAACCCCTCAGCAGGTTTAGCCATCGCCGCGAGCACGCGCATGCCTTGACTACCGAGCTCCTCGATCCGGCTCATCCAGCCATCTTTGTCGAGCTCTTCGACCTCGCCGTGTGCCGCCAGTTGCTTTGTGCAACGCGCCAGCAGCCGATCCGGCGCGCCCTTGGCAAGAATGACCGGCCCCTCGTTCCCCTCGCACAGGGTGGCCATGTATTTGTATTCGGAATCGAAGGGCAGCACGTGTTGTTTTCTCAAACCCTGCGCCACGCTGTCCACACCACTTTTCATCGCAAAGGTCTTAATTCCACCGTCGGTCGGCTCACCTGACATTTCCCAGTTATCGCCGTTGCGCTCAAGGCTGGCGTCGTTGACGAGATCGGCAACCACGGCAAGGCGCAGTAAGGCGGGATCGGAGTTAAGATCCGCGACCGTCCCCTCCCCCGTCAGCACTTCGCCTTCGGGAGCATAGCCGGTGCCCGTGACATCGTAATGACCGCCGAGAGTCACCACCTCGCGCACCGTCATTTCATTGCGGGTCAGGGTGCCGGTTTTGTCCGTGCAGATCGTGGTCACGGAGCCGAGTGTCTCCACGGAATTCATCCGCCGGGTAATCGCGCGCCGCTTCGCCATCCGTCGCACACCCAACGCCAAGGTAATGGCCATGACCGCCGGCAAGCCCTCCGGAATGGCGGCGACGGCAAAGCCAATGGCGGACATCATGAGCTCGGCGAAGGTGAAGTTGTAGAGGATGATTGAGGCGATGACCATGACCACTGCCAGCACCACGCAGACAACAGCGACTATAGAGGAGAATTTCGCCATCGATCGCGTCAGGGGTGTGTCGACGGACTCGACCTCGTGGAGCATGCGTGTGATGTGGCCGATCTCCGTTTTCGTCCCCGTCCCCGTGACATAGCCCCGGCCGGAGCCTGCCGCGACGATGGTGCCGGAGTAGGCCATGCAGGAGCGGTCACCCAAGTCTGCTTCTGCCTCCACAGCGTCCGTGTGCTTATCTGCGGGCACGGATTCACCGGTCAGCGCGGATTCTTCGATGCGCAGGCTGGAGGTGGCGGCTAAGCGAATATCGGCGGGAACCCGGTCGCCGGAACGCAGTCGCACAAGGTCCCCCGGAACCAGCTCGGCAGCGTCGATCGTCGTCCAACGCCCCTCACGCTTGACGTCCGTGTGGGGCGAAAGCATGGTGCGGATCGCCGCCAGCGCATCGGCGGCCTTGCCCTCCTGCACGAAGCCCACCACGGCGTTGATGAGCACAACCGCCACGATGACCCCCGTGTCGATCCACTCGCCGAGGATGGCCGTGACGATGGCAGCGGCGATGAGCACGTAGATCATCGGGTCGTTGAATTGGCGTAGCAAGCGCTGGACGGCAGTCTCTTGCTCCGGCTCGGGCAGTTTATTCGGTCCGTGTTCCTCTTGGCGCAGCGCAACCAGCTGCGCATCGAGGCCTTCGGGCCCCGTGCCCAGAGCGCCGAGGACATCCTCGTGGCTGTGTGCGTGCGGGTGCTCAAGTTGAGGTGTCTTTTTCTGTTCGACGCCACTGGCTTCCCGGTTCACGTCCTCGTGTTCCTTGAAAGCTTTTTCGCGGTTCATGGTCTGGCGCTCACTTCTCTCGGCATGTGTCACAGGGCTCTGCGGATCACTGACTACTTTCCAGCCTACGCACGGAAACAGGCCCGCTGGCCGGGTGCTTCCAGTAGGATCACAGACAGTCGAATTGTCTCGTATGACCTGCTTGATTGGAGTCCTTTGTGACCTCTTCTACGACACCTTCTGATGCTTGCACCTTCACCCGATCGGACGAATGGTTTACCTCGGATGGGCTGCGTTGCGCTGCTGCGGTGTACCGTCCGGAAGCCGATCGTCCCACTACGCCTGCGATTGTGATGGCGCACGGCTTTGGCACGCCTCGCGCGCTGGGTCTTTATCGCTACGCCGAAGCTTTTGCACAGGCTGGTTATATAGTGGTCGTCTTTGATTACCGCTTCTTCGGCGAAAGCGAGGGCGAGCCGCGCCAGCTTTTGAGCGTGAAGAGGCAGTTGGAGGACTGGCGGCAGGCAATTCGTTTTACGCGCTCCCTCGAGGGCGTGGACCCAACGCGAATCATCGGCTGGGGCACATCCTTTGCAGGCGGTCATGTTCTGACGTTGGCTGGTGAGGGAGAGAAACTGGCGGCAGTGATCGCTCAGGTTCCGCATGTCAGCGGACCAGCAGCTGTCCGGTCTGTTGGCCTGAAAGCGGTTCTACGCATCGCGCCCGTGGCGGCGGCGGATTTGGTGAGTAGCGTGCTCGGCAGAGAGCCTCATTACATTGATTCGGTCGGCAACCCCGGTGATGTGGCGATCATGACCTCGCCAGATGCGATGGACGGCAAGGATCGTCTCGTCGCAACATCAGGGGTGGTGCCGGGTGTTTATCCGGAAAATGTTGCCGCGCGGATCGGGGCATGGATTGGTTTCTACTCCCCAGGGCGGAAGGCCGGCCGCATCGCGTGCCCAACTTTGGTCCAGATCATGACCAAAGATGCCATCACTCCGGCGGCGACTGCTACGAAGGTGGCGCTGAAGATCCCGGAAGTTTCCATCAAGATTCACGAGGGCAATCATTTTGACCCTTACGTGGACCCCTCGTTCCCCTCCATCATTGCGGAGCAGTTGGAGTTCTTGAATAGCAAGGTTCCCCTGTAAAAGGCGAAACCGCCCCGGCCAGCCGAAGCTGGTGGGGCGGTGTGCGAGGCGTACTCGCAGGCGCTGTAAGCGGTAAGGCTTAACGCTTGGAGTACTGAGGGGCACGACGTGCCTTGTGCAGGCCGGCCTTCTTGCGCTCGACGGCACGAGCGTCGCGGGTGAGGAAGCCAGCCTTCTTGAGCTGAGTGCGCTCCTCTGGGTTGTACTTGTTCAGAGCGCGGGCGATAGCCAGACGGAATGCGCCAGCCTGGCCGGATGGGCCGCCACCCTTGAGGTTGGCAACGATGTCGAACTGGTTCTCGCGCTCAAGCAGAACGAGAGGAGCCTTGATCAGCTGCTGGTGCAGCTTGTTCGGGAAGTAGTCCTCCAGGGAACGGCCGTTGCAGATGAACTGGCCGGAGCCCTGAACCATGCGGACGCGGACGACAGCTTCCTTGCGGCGGCCGACGGTCTGGATGGTGCCCTCGAACAGGACTGGAGCGGCTGGAGCCTCGTCCTCAGCGGACTCGGATGCCACAGCGTCGCCGATGGTGGCCACGAACTCTTCGTTCACAGCGTCGGAGGCGGTGTACTCGCCCTCGTAGTTGTTCTCGTTGTTCTCAGTCATTACTGTGCCACCTGCTTGATCTCGTAGGTCTCTGGCTTCTGAGCCTCAAAGGTGTGCTCTGGGCCTGCGAAGACGCGGAGCTTCTTGATGGAAGCGCGGGAGAGCTTGTTGTGCGGCATCATGCCACGGATAGCCTCTTCCACGACGCGCTCTGGGTGCAGCTCCAGGGAGCGACCGAGGGTCATGGACTTCAGGCCACCTGGGTAGCCGGAGTGACGGTAGCGCATCTCGCGCTCGCGCTTGTTGGAGGAGATGTGCACCTTGTCAGCGTTGATGATGATGACGTTGTCGCCGCAATCAACGTTAGGAGCGTAGTAAGGCTTCTTCTTACCGCGCAGCAGGTCAGCTGCGGTCACGGCAAGACGGCCCAGAACCACATCAGTGGCGTCGATGACGTACCACTTACGGGTAATGTCACCGCTCTTTGGGTGGAAAGTAGTCACGTTGGACTCCTTGGTCTTGTTGGAACTGCCAGCCAGGCGCTGCTCTCGCAAAAAGCTTGTGACCAGTGGAAACTGGGATATTCTGCGAGCGTCCACGGCGGCCGGTTGGGACCCATGGACAGGTGAACTCTCGGCATGCGAGAGCTTGCAACCCGACAAACTTTACCTGAGCAGCAGCGATAGCCCAAATCGCTGAGATATGAGAAACCCCGCCGGCGGCGAGCATGGTGTGAAGGGAATCCTCGGTGCCAGCGGGGTGCCATGGCTTCGACGTGTCTACGCCCTGATGCGCGTCTACTTATTCAATCCTTCTGCGAGGCCTTCGTGTTCACGCGCATGTTTCCTTGTCATTGTTTAAGCCACTTAAGCCCAGCTATTGGCCGCGTTGGTGTTGATCTGGCTCATGCGGTCATTGGAATCACGAACAGCGGTAGCCACCTGTCCAAGAACAATGTTCAATTCATTTGCTGAATCATCCCACTTCTTCTGAGCTGCTTGATAGGCGGTAGCTGACTCGCCCTCCCATTCCGCGACAAGCGGTTGAAGATCGGACTTGAGGTTATCGAGGATCCCGTCGATGCGGTTCTTTGTGCTGTTGATGTCCTCGGCTGCCTGGCCGATGTTTGCGAAATTGTAGTGAATCATGATGTTTCCTCCCCTGTTGTTACTGTTTGGTCCTTCGCCATGGTGAACGATTCTCGACCATCGTGAACTGGCCAAAATGCCCAGACAGATTGTGTTCTGGCGTTTCCCGTTTATCCATTGAATGCGGAGACGTTTTGCGCCTCTGCATCATCGAAGCCGGAAGCATTGGCACGCAGATTATCGGCGATGGACTGCAGTGCATCGCGCAACTCACGAGCATTCTCATTCCACCTCTCCATCAACCCTGCGAATGAGTGCTGTGCCTCGCCCTTCCAACTGCTTGCTACATCCTGCACCACACCCTGCAAGCGGCTAAGTTCCCCCTGCACGTCACCATTAATGCGGTCAACATTGTTTGCCGCGTTAGTCATCGTTTGAATATCTGTTTGGAAGCTCATCTGGAGCAGCCCCTCCCCTAGTGTCGTGTCACATTCTTTTCGAGATCCGTACTCTTGCCCGCCCATCCTCTAATCCATGAACCGGCAAGCCTTGCGTACATCCCGTGGTTTATAAGACTCTCCTAGCGCCCTCAAGGTTCACGGGCCTTGAGATTTTTCTTCAGGCTCTGGGCGCTGAAGGCAAGTCCGGACGCGCAGTGCTGGCCGCCTCCTCACATACCTTGAGCCTGGCACCCGTGATCTGGCGAAACTGGCAGCCAATGGAAACCTGATGCCCCTCGACCAACCGGACATGCCAGATCGTCGTGGAATCCGGATAGCTTTCCTCATAGCTCACCGGCGCACGCCCTGCGACGCGCACCCCATCCGTATTCTCCACCGCTTTCAGTACGGCTCCGTCAAGCTCCTCTTGGGTTTTCAACGGTGTGAGCGTAGCGGATACCAGGACCCGCATGTCCTCATCGCCTGAGTGAAACTCTTCCCTCGCTGGGGTGGCGCCCGCTCGTCGCCACCCCGGCAGATCCATGCGCACTGGAATGCTTGCTCTTTCCACAGATGCGGTGCGCATCTGTTCGCCGGCAATATGGTGTTCAGGCCACGGTTTCCTGGGAGAATGCTCCTCCTTAGGCCCCACCCCTTCACCACCGACATCCATGGGCTTCGTGGGTTCTGCCGCAGGGCTAGCCAGTGGCGTCGTCGTTGAAGAAGATGGGGAATCCTCAACCGCATCCGTATGAAGCACCGCTGAGGCAGCAAAAATCCCACCCACTGCAAAGACGGCGATCGCAGCCGCGCCAGCCGCGAACTTCCACGAAGAGGAGGGGAGCCTGAGCGCTGGAAGGGACAGACGAGGCCAGGATTCCACTGCAGGCCAGCGCAATCTCCCGCGGGGCGCTCTGGACTCGGCGTTTGCTTGCTCTACTTCTGCCAACTCGTGTTCAACCTCCGCGAGATCCCCCGCAATCCACAGGGCACGGTCAGCATCGACTGTTCTGGCTCTCACTCCCACGCAGCGCAAGTAATCGGCAATCACCTCCGCGTTCCCTCCGGCCACGACCACGTCTGGCTCTGGGAGACCAACTCCCCAGGGAAACGCCTTGCGCGGGATCGGTGTATCCAACTGCGCCCACTCCGGGTTCTCCCTGCGCTGCTCCACCACGTCGTGGACTAACTCGCGAAGCATCTCCAACTGCGCCAGCCCCACCGCACTCCCGCGAAAACGTGGCGCATCCTCCTCCGCAATGAACGGGTCGCGGTCCTCTGGCATCTCTCCCGTGACCGCATAACCCGTGGACAAATCCGTTACGGTCATGCCTCGAACAAGAATCCCTGACTCCTGCAGGGCAACGGCCGCTGCCAGAACCCCCAGATTCTCCTGCGGATCCACCACCTCGAGCGTCATTGCTTCCCCCTTTTTCCGATGGCGCGCTCGGCTCATTCCGCCACCACCGTTTTCTTCTCGCCTGCCTCTTCGATCGCCACCTGCACCAGCCATGGTTCGGAGTGGACGTACATCGCCCTGCCAGGTTCACGCCGGCATAACTTCTGCCCAGCGATAGGCCCGTCCTCCCGCGGCGCGCTGAGCAGCAACCATGCCGTTTGATCGCGCATCGTTTGCAAAAGCGGCTGGTAACTTGCGCGGGCGAATGCACCAGAGCGTCGCCCCATGATGATGTGCAACCCGATATCCGCAGCGTAGGGAAGAACGGGCTGCAGGATATCGAGACCTGGGTCCGCGTCAGCATCGTCGACAACCACGAATAGCTCAGGCCCTTCCCACCAGGATCGCGTTCGAAGCTGCTCCGGTGTCACCTCAGACCCGGGGATCCGTTCCTGCAAGACGCTGAGCAAGCTGCGAAGCTTCTCCCGAAAGTCCTCGGGAATCGCATAGCCTTCTTCACCGAGCAAGCCGCGCCTGGCATCCGTGATGAGGAATTCCGCATTCTCACCAGCACGCGCCCTGAGAGAACGCACCACGCTGCGCACGGCAGCTGTGACACCAGAGCCGGACTGTCCGATCGCTATGAAGTGCGGAATTGAGGCATAGTCCCACGTCACTGGGCCCAAACGTGGGCCACCGAGGGCGAATGATCCTTCAGGCACCTCACCAGCCAGCAACAGTTGTGGCAGCACCTTCATCTGCAACTGTGGCTCACCGCGCTCAGTGGTGACCTGGCGAATATGCTCAATATCCTGCGGCGCCACCTTTGCAACTTGGAAGTGCTTGCCCCTGTGCGATACGCCGCGGCCTGGAATATCGGGCAGACTGCGCTGAGCATCCCGGAAATGCGCATCCAATGCCGTCATCTGGAACTCCACCTGCCCGGTGAGCACATCGCGCAAGGCGGGCCGGAAGTTCCACCGCAAAGCGGTGACAACCACATGCAGCCCCTGTTCCAGGCCGGACGTTGTCATCCGAATAAGGCGCTGCTCTTCCTCACCGAGCTGGTCGACACCATCAATAATGAGCAACCGCGGCCCCTTGCGCAGTTCCACCTCATCGAGAAGCCGCGATAACTGATCTGTGCCCACAGCTGCGGCAACCTGTGGCAGGCGGGTAAGGTGCGCTAAGCCTCCACCCGGGTCGAAAATGTAGATCGGCACACCGGGAGAGGACAGCGCCATCCCCGCCACCAAGGCCCGCACAAAACTGGTTTTCCCGGTGCGCGGCTGCCCAACCACAGCCCAGTGGCGTCGTGTCATATCAATCGAGTACGGCACCTGCTCTCCCTCAAAAGGCAAGTCCTCCATGCCCACGCGCGCGACAAACGGCTGCTCTGCCTCGATGATCTCCCACGCCGGCAGGTTCTCCGGCAATGGAGGAAGCCACACCTGGTTGTGTGTGGGTCCCTGTAGGTTGTTGACGACCATCTGCAACGTGGTCGTTGTGGATTCCAATTCGACGCCAAGTCGCCGCACTAAACGCTGGTCGCGTGGCAGCTCAGGGCCGGAGACGTAGGCCGATTGGAAGCGCACGGTGTCCTGCGCACTGAGGATCGCCGCACCAGGCGTAGCTGGAAGTTCGTATGCAGCGGGCGAACCGATGAGCGCTCGAGACTCCGAGGCCGAAAACGTCCGAAGTGCAATGCGGTACGACAAGT
Coding sequences within:
- a CDS encoding cation-transporting P-type ATPase, producing the protein MNREKAFKEHEDVNREASGVEQKKTPQLEHPHAHSHEDVLGALGTGPEGLDAQLVALRQEEHGPNKLPEPEQETAVQRLLRQFNDPMIYVLIAAAIVTAILGEWIDTGVIVAVVLINAVVGFVQEGKAADALAAIRTMLSPHTDVKREGRWTTIDAAELVPGDLVRLRSGDRVPADIRLAATSSLRIEESALTGESVPADKHTDAVEAEADLGDRSCMAYSGTIVAAGSGRGYVTGTGTKTEIGHITRMLHEVESVDTPLTRSMAKFSSIVAVVCVVLAVVMVIASIILYNFTFAELMMSAIGFAVAAIPEGLPAVMAITLALGVRRMAKRRAITRRMNSVETLGSVTTICTDKTGTLTRNEMTVREVVTLGGHYDVTGTGYAPEGEVLTGEGTVADLNSDPALLRLAVVADLVNDASLERNGDNWEMSGEPTDGGIKTFAMKSGVDSVAQGLRKQHVLPFDSEYKYMATLCEGNEGPVILAKGAPDRLLARCTKQLAAHGEVEELDKDGWMSRIEELGSQGMRVLAAMAKPAEGLNKVRREDVDAGEFTFLGLYGIIDPPRDEVIEAVKLVQGAGVRVRMITGDHVSTAAAIAREVGISGDSAMSGAEIEACSDEELRQRVAHTDVFARTSPEHKLRLVQALQANGEVVAMTGDGVNDAPSLKQADVGVAMGIKGTEATKEAADVVLADDNFATIAAAMHEGRTIYDNLRKAIVFMLPTNGAQGLVILIAMLAGMTLPITPLQVLWVNLITAVTLSLSLSFEPSEPGIMNRPPRDPKTPLLNCEAAIRIIYVSLLLGGTAIGAFLYERSQGVDLEAARTIAVNTLVVGQIFFLFTSRFFRVSALRAALFTTNPISWLCVAIMLGLQLIFVYTPFTQAMFETTAVGLETWLVPLTVGVVIFAVVEIDKAVRRAVPHRE
- the rpsI gene encoding 30S ribosomal protein S9, with the translated sequence MTENNENNYEGEYTASDAVNEEFVATIGDAVASESAEDEAPAAPVLFEGTIQTVGRRKEAVVRVRMVQGSGQFICNGRSLEDYFPNKLHQQLIKAPLVLLERENQFDIVANLKGGGPSGQAGAFRLAIARALNKYNPEERTQLKKAGFLTRDARAVERKKAGLHKARRAPQYSKR
- a CDS encoding WXG100 family type VII secretion target; amino-acid sequence: MSFQTDIQTMTNAANNVDRINGDVQGELSRLQGVVQDVASSWKGEAQHSFAGLMERWNENARELRDALQSIADNLRANASGFDDAEAQNVSAFNG
- a CDS encoding alpha/beta hydrolase — its product is MTSSTTPSDACTFTRSDEWFTSDGLRCAAAVYRPEADRPTTPAIVMAHGFGTPRALGLYRYAEAFAQAGYIVVVFDYRFFGESEGEPRQLLSVKRQLEDWRQAIRFTRSLEGVDPTRIIGWGTSFAGGHVLTLAGEGEKLAAVIAQVPHVSGPAAVRSVGLKAVLRIAPVAAADLVSSVLGREPHYIDSVGNPGDVAIMTSPDAMDGKDRLVATSGVVPGVYPENVAARIGAWIGFYSPGRKAGRIACPTLVQIMTKDAITPAATATKVALKIPEVSIKIHEGNHFDPYVDPSFPSIIAEQLEFLNSKVPL
- the glmM gene encoding phosphoglucosamine mutase, encoding MGRLFGTDGVRGLANKKLTAPLAMKLGAAAARVLVDHEGSANRRPTAVVGRDPRVSGEMLTAALSAGMSSQGVDVLDVGILPTPAVAYLTDAFGADMGVMISASHNPMPDNGIKFFAAGGHKLDDALEDEIEATMLVLPEQGPSGAAIGRIIDESEDAIDRYLSHLSRAVPTPLDGIRVVVDCANGAAFRAAPEAYRNAGAEVIAIHNHPNAFNINDGVGSTHIEVVQKAVVEHQADIGLAHDGDADRCLAVDSEGNVVDGDQIMAILAVAMKEGGELKKNTLVATVMSNLGLKLAMKDNGISVRETAVGDRYVLADLRAGDFSLGGEQSGHIVIPEHGTTGDGTLTGLSLMARMAETGKSLRELASVMTVLPQTLINVPVEDKSRIADDPQVVAAVKDAKSELGETGRVLLRPSGTEELFRVMVEAEDSATARKIAGQLAAVVAQV
- a CDS encoding WXG100 family type VII secretion target; protein product: MIHYNFANIGQAAEDINSTKNRIDGILDNLKSDLQPLVAEWEGESATAYQAAQKKWDDSANELNIVLGQVATAVRDSNDRMSQINTNAANSWA
- the rplM gene encoding 50S ribosomal protein L13 is translated as MTTFHPKSGDITRKWYVIDATDVVLGRLAVTAADLLRGKKKPYYAPNVDCGDNVIIINADKVHISSNKREREMRYRHSGYPGGLKSMTLGRSLELHPERVVEEAIRGMMPHNKLSRASIKKLRVFAGPEHTFEAQKPETYEIKQVAQ
- a CDS encoding type VII secretion-associated protein — translated: MTLEVVDPQENLGVLAAAVALQESGILVRGMTVTDLSTGYAVTGEMPEDRDPFIAEEDAPRFRGSAVGLAQLEMLRELVHDVVEQRRENPEWAQLDTPIPRKAFPWGVGLPEPDVVVAGGNAEVIADYLRCVGVRARTVDADRALWIAGDLAEVEHELAEVEQANAESRAPRGRLRWPAVESWPRLSLPALRLPSSSWKFAAGAAAIAVFAVGGIFAASAVLHTDAVEDSPSSSTTTPLASPAAEPTKPMDVGGEGVGPKEEHSPRKPWPEHHIAGEQMRTASVERASIPVRMDLPGWRRAGATPAREEFHSGDEDMRVLVSATLTPLKTQEELDGAVLKAVENTDGVRVAGRAPVSYEESYPDSTTIWHVRLVEGHQVSIGCQFRQITGARLKVCEEAASTARPDLPSAPRA
- a CDS encoding FtsK/SpoIIIE domain-containing protein; the encoded protein is MQSQAPPTLPKDKPPFIRMLMPAVMLVAVVGMIGAMILSGAGRSPMTFIFPLMLLGSMAMMFSPGTNVDELRRSFHRHIDALRDALQRARAEQLAKMEEAHPNPHTLWTRIFCDADVTGTPGTVRLGTATQAPEDPLEIPVNAPPEDLEPVSAMSLRDLALSNATIEAPVAVELASFHCVVLVGDGAPGLARSMQAQLAMQDPDALTIKGPHDEWLPHDGPQKVVFCDGATPVMAGAVVTNPSPEWVENAKGQGLLLDVSDEASGSVLSAWTVDGWAPFGVADQLSDVELAQVCRARSRVRGSTSLLELPGGDLRAPIGFSGTPVYLDIKESAMGGIGPHGLCVGATGSGKSELLKSVVISFAHNHSPEELNFILVDFKGGASFLGMEKLPHTSAIITNLADEAGLVDRMQDSLLGEMHRRQERLRAAGLTTAIEFNERHPGAMPALFIVVDEFSELLHARPEFADVFAAIGRLGRSLRMHLLLASQRLEEGRLRGLESHLSYRIALRTFSASESRALIGSPAAYELPATPGAAILSAQDTVRFQSAYVSGPELPRDQRLVRRLGVELESTTTTLQMVVNNLQGPTHNQVWLPPLPENLPAWEIIEAEQPFVARVGMEDLPFEGEQVPYSIDMTRRHWAVVGQPRTGKTSFVRALVAGMALSSPGVPIYIFDPGGGLAHLTRLPQVAAAVGTDQLSRLLDEVELRKGPRLLIIDGVDQLGEEEQRLIRMTTSGLEQGLHVVVTALRWNFRPALRDVLTGQVEFQMTALDAHFRDAQRSLPDIPGRGVSHRGKHFQVAKVAPQDIEHIRQVTTERGEPQLQMKVLPQLLLAGEVPEGSFALGGPRLGPVTWDYASIPHFIAIGQSGSGVTAAVRSVVRSLRARAGENAEFLITDARRGLLGEEGYAIPEDFREKLRSLLSVLQERIPGSEVTPEQLRTRSWWEGPELFVVVDDADADPGLDILQPVLPYAADIGLHIIMGRRSGAFARASYQPLLQTMRDQTAWLLLSAPREDGPIAGQKLCRREPGRAMYVHSEPWLVQVAIEEAGEKKTVVAE